From the genome of Pseudanabaena sp. PCC 7367:
AACTTGGCATGATCAATCATGAAGAAAAGACCTTTTCTATTGACATTTCCACCGCAGAGCGGGCGATCCTGGAATGCCTATATTTGGCACCCAGGCAGCTTGATTTACTGGAGTGCTACCAGGTAATGGAAGGACTATTCAATCTGCGTCCCAAGCTACTACAGCAATTACTGGAATCATGCTCATCGATCAGGGTGAAGCGATTGTTTTTCTACATGGCAGAGAAAGCAGGACACCAGTGGGCTAATTTTCTCGATCGAGAAAAGTTGAATCTTGGCACAGGTGATCGCAGTATTACCAAAGGCGGTGTTTATATAGCTGAACACCGGATCAGCATTCCCAAAGAGTTGGCAGCATTATGATATCGAAACAATATCATAATCAGGTCGATCTGATGCTGCAAATCTTACCGCATATCCATCAGGAAGATACGCTGGCTCTTAAAGGTGGCACAGCAATCAACCTGTTTGAGCGAGATATGCCTCGCTTGTCAGTAGACATTGATCTCACCTATCTGCCATTTGATGATCGCGGGAGTGCCCTGGCAAATATTACTGCTGTCTTGAACCGGATTCAGCAACGATTAACCAGCTCTATTCCAGGTATCCAGATCAGGAAATTGGCCAGTGATGGCCAAGAAGCAAAAATGGTCTGCCAATTAAGTCATGCTTCCGTAAAGGTGGAGATAAACACTGTCATCCGTGGTCATCTCTGGCCACCAAGATTACTGCAATTAAGTGATGCTGCTCAGGAGCAGTTTGGCAAATTCGCGGCGATGCAAGTCGTTTCGCAAGCAGAGCTTTATGGCGGTAAGATATGTGCCGGTCTAGACCGGCAGCATCCGCGTGATATTTTTGATATCCATCAACTCTATCAGCAAGATGGTCTATCAGAAGAAATCAGGCAGGGCTTGATTGTGTCACTACTCAGTCATCCCAGGCCGATCCATGAAATACTGGCACCCAATCTCAAAGATCAGCAAACTATATTCAAT
Proteins encoded in this window:
- a CDS encoding nucleotidyl transferase AbiEii/AbiGii toxin family protein; translation: MLQILPHIHQEDTLALKGGTAINLFERDMPRLSVDIDLTYLPFDDRGSALANITAVLNRIQQRLTSSIPGIQIRKLASDGQEAKMVCQLSHASVKVEINTVIRGHLWPPRLLQLSDAAQEQFGKFAAMQVVSQAELYGGKICAGLDRQHPRDIFDIHQLYQQDGLSEEIRQGLIVSLLSHPRPIHEILAPNLKDQQTIFNNQFTGMTDRPFTYADFEATREKLAQDIRIGITDNYQNLLLSFTNAEPDWTLFPLARLQELPAVRWKLSNIQKLRAQNPRKHTAQLKALEKALSFQTP